A stretch of the Bacillus anthracis str. Vollum genome encodes the following:
- a CDS encoding alanine/glycine:cation symporter family protein, whose translation MVDIFSRFLEVTNNILWSYILIAMLIGFGLYFSFKLKFVQITHFGEMVGLISKGFNRKEKKKDSISPFQAFCLSAAARIGIGNLAGVALAISMGGPGAVFWMWFIAILGAATSFVECTLAQIYKVKDGSRFRGGPAYYMEKGLNKRWMGVWFSLLITVAYGLIFNSVQANTVTIAFENAFGLERTIVGALLALLVAVIIFGGIKSISRITEMIVPPMAIIYIGVAIFVVINNFTMLPSIFTEIFNSAFGLDQAVAGGIGAAIKFGIQRGLFATEAGMGSSPNAAATSDVSHPVKQGLVQALGVFVDTFLVCTSTAFIVLCSGLYKGTNLEGIELTQQALSSQIGPWASTFLAIIIFLFAFSSLLGNYYYGETNIAFIKESKTWLMIYRVAVVGMVFFGSIAALKTVWSLADLFMGLMVFTNLIAISFLSKFAYAALVDYMKQKKQGKDPVFVASSIPGLQNTECWDGQDVEENKKAV comes from the coding sequence ATGGTTGATATCTTTAGCAGATTCCTTGAGGTAACGAATAATATTTTATGGTCATATATTCTTATTGCAATGCTAATCGGCTTCGGTCTTTATTTCTCTTTTAAATTGAAGTTTGTCCAAATTACTCATTTCGGTGAGATGGTCGGTTTAATTAGTAAAGGATTTAATCGAAAAGAAAAAAAGAAAGATAGTATCTCCCCGTTCCAAGCATTTTGCTTAAGTGCAGCTGCACGTATCGGTATCGGAAACTTAGCTGGTGTAGCTTTAGCTATTTCAATGGGCGGACCTGGCGCAGTATTTTGGATGTGGTTTATCGCTATCCTTGGAGCAGCTACTAGTTTCGTAGAATGTACGCTCGCGCAAATTTATAAGGTAAAAGATGGAAGTAGATTCCGTGGTGGCCCAGCATATTATATGGAAAAAGGATTAAACAAACGCTGGATGGGTGTTTGGTTCTCACTTCTTATTACAGTTGCGTACGGATTAATTTTCAACTCTGTACAAGCAAACACAGTAACAATAGCATTTGAAAATGCTTTTGGACTAGAGCGAACGATTGTAGGAGCTCTATTAGCTTTATTAGTTGCAGTTATTATTTTCGGTGGTATTAAGAGCATTTCACGTATTACAGAAATGATTGTTCCGCCAATGGCAATCATTTATATTGGTGTGGCTATTTTTGTCGTGATTAACAACTTCACTATGCTACCAAGCATTTTTACAGAAATATTTAACAGCGCATTTGGTTTAGACCAAGCCGTCGCTGGTGGTATTGGAGCAGCAATCAAGTTCGGAATTCAGCGCGGTTTATTCGCGACAGAAGCAGGTATGGGTAGCTCTCCTAACGCAGCAGCAACCTCAGATGTATCTCACCCTGTAAAACAAGGGCTTGTTCAAGCATTAGGTGTTTTCGTAGATACATTCTTAGTATGTACATCAACAGCATTTATCGTATTATGTTCTGGACTTTACAAAGGGACAAATTTAGAAGGTATTGAATTAACACAACAAGCATTAAGTTCACAAATTGGACCGTGGGCAAGCACTTTCTTAGCGATTATTATTTTCCTATTCGCTTTCAGTTCTTTACTAGGAAACTACTATTATGGTGAAACGAACATCGCATTCATTAAAGAAAGTAAAACATGGTTAATGATTTATCGCGTGGCAGTTGTCGGAATGGTATTCTTCGGATCAATCGCTGCCCTTAAAACAGTTTGGAGCTTAGCTGATTTATTCATGGGACTAATGGTATTCACAAACTTAATTGCCATCTCATTCCTAAGTAAGTTCGCCTATGCAGCATTAGTAGACTATATGAAGCAAAAGAAACAAGGAAAAGATCCTGTTTTCGTTGCAAGTTCTATCCCTGGCTTACAGAATACAGAGTGCTGGGATGGACAGGATGTAGAAGAGAATAAAAAAGCAGTATAA
- a CDS encoding Dps family protein, translated as MNKQVIEVLNKQVADWSVLFTKLHNFHWYVKGPQFFTLHEKFEELYTESATHIDEIAERILAIGGKPVATMKEYLEISSIQEAAYGETAEGMVEAIMKDYEMMLVELKKGMEIAQNSDDEMTSDLLLGIYTELEKHAWMLRAFLNQ; from the coding sequence ATGAACAAACAAGTAATCGAAGTATTAAACAAACAAGTAGCAGACTGGAGCGTTTTATTCACAAAACTACACAACTTCCATTGGTACGTAAAAGGACCTCAATTCTTCACATTACACGAGAAATTCGAAGAACTTTACACAGAATCAGCTACTCACATCGATGAAATTGCAGAACGTATTTTAGCAATTGGCGGCAAACCAGTAGCAACAATGAAAGAATACCTAGAAATATCTTCTATTCAAGAAGCAGCATACGGAGAAACTGCAGAAGGGATGGTCGAAGCAATCATGAAAGACTACGAAATGATGCTAGTCGAACTGAAAAAAGGCATGGAAATCGCTCAAAACTCTGACGACGAAATGACATCTGACCTACTACTAGGCATCTACACAGAACTAGAAAAACACGCTTGGATGCTACGCGCGTTCTTGAATCAATAA
- a CDS encoding TIGR00730 family Rossman fold protein: MFAGSNLGERPEFKEQAIALGKMFVENEYELVYGGSCVGLMGEVANEVLRLGGRVTGVMPRDLFRGEIVHTGLTELIEVETMHERKAKMAELADAFIALPGGYGTFEELFEAVCWSQIGIHNKPVGLLNIKDFYGPILQMVERAAEEGFMNPSNKELIVAAETADALIHKIQNYERPVLGTKWKQLS, translated from the coding sequence GTGTTTGCAGGTTCCAACTTAGGGGAGAGACCAGAGTTCAAAGAGCAGGCGATAGCGTTAGGAAAAATGTTTGTTGAGAACGAGTACGAGCTTGTATACGGTGGTTCTTGCGTCGGATTAATGGGAGAAGTAGCAAATGAAGTTCTTCGTTTAGGTGGTCGTGTAACAGGTGTTATGCCGCGCGATCTATTCCGAGGAGAGATCGTTCATACAGGGTTAACAGAATTAATTGAAGTAGAAACGATGCATGAACGTAAAGCGAAAATGGCAGAGCTTGCGGATGCTTTCATTGCACTGCCAGGCGGATATGGAACGTTTGAAGAGCTATTTGAAGCAGTATGTTGGTCACAAATTGGTATACATAATAAGCCAGTTGGTTTATTGAACATAAAAGATTTCTACGGACCAATTCTGCAAATGGTTGAACGTGCAGCAGAAGAAGGATTCATGAATCCATCGAATAAAGAGTTAATCGTTGCCGCTGAAACGGCAGATGCACTCATTCATAAGATACAAAATTACGAGCGTCCTGTTTTAGGAACGAAGTGGAAGCAACTATCATAA
- a CDS encoding MazG nucleotide pyrophosphohydrolase domain-containing protein yields the protein MDIVAFQRWVEEFYEKRSWSQYNAFIRLNFLTEEVGEVSRVVRAIEIGRDRPDEDTKTEEELKQELKEELGDVLSNLIILSQKYDLDLQDIMNAHVTKLSKRFETSK from the coding sequence ATGGATATCGTTGCATTTCAAAGATGGGTGGAGGAATTTTACGAAAAACGAAGCTGGTCACAGTATAATGCCTTTATTCGGTTAAATTTCTTAACAGAGGAAGTCGGGGAAGTTTCACGCGTTGTTCGCGCAATCGAAATCGGTCGGGATCGTCCTGATGAAGACACGAAAACAGAAGAAGAGCTAAAACAAGAACTAAAGGAAGAACTTGGTGATGTACTATCTAACCTTATTATTCTTTCACAAAAATATGATCTAGATTTACAAGACATTATGAACGCACACGTCACAAAGCTTTCGAAAAGGTTCGAGACATCCAAATGA
- a CDS encoding ferritin, giving the protein MLSKKLHDALNDQMNFEFYSAHAYMAMAAYCTAESYDGFANFFLVQAEEERFHAMKLYNYINDRGERAIITGFDNPNNEYESVLNAFEVALEHEREVTKRIYNLSDIAWDEREHATITFLKWFVDEQVEEEASFDSIIQKLKRITSDSNALFMLDAELEKRTFTPPAE; this is encoded by the coding sequence ATGTTATCAAAAAAATTGCACGACGCACTAAACGATCAAATGAACTTTGAGTTTTACTCTGCCCACGCTTATATGGCGATGGCTGCTTACTGTACAGCCGAAAGCTACGATGGATTCGCTAACTTTTTCCTTGTACAAGCTGAAGAAGAGCGTTTCCACGCAATGAAGCTTTACAACTATATTAATGACCGCGGTGAGCGCGCTATTATTACTGGATTTGATAATCCAAATAACGAATATGAATCTGTACTGAACGCTTTTGAAGTAGCACTTGAACACGAGCGTGAAGTAACAAAACGTATTTACAACCTATCTGATATCGCCTGGGATGAGCGTGAACACGCAACAATTACATTCTTAAAATGGTTCGTCGATGAGCAAGTAGAAGAAGAAGCTTCATTCGATAGCATCATCCAAAAATTAAAACGTATTACAAGCGATTCAAACGCATTATTTATGCTAGATGCTGAATTAGAGAAACGTACATTTACGCCTCCAGCTGAGTAG